The genomic interval TCTTTCGACATGCCCGAGTACACAGGTGATGTTAACGGCATAGGTGTAGCAAGGATTCTTGACGCTATAAGAGAGGTTGGTCTTGTTGGTGAATGTAAATTCTACCAGGCCTCCACCAGCGAGATGTTCGGATCTTCTCCTCCGCCCCAGAGCGAAGAGACGCCATTCCATCCCAGAAGCCCCTATGCTGCTGCTAAACTCTACGGTCACTGGATGGTCGTAAACTACAGACAGGGTTACGGACTGCATGCGTCAAGTGGAATTCTATTCAACCATGAATCTCCAAGAAGGGGCAGAAACTTCGTAACGCGAAAGGTTGCCACCGCGGCTGCACGGATTAAGATGGGTCTTCAGGACCGGCTTGCTCTGGGAAACCTGGATGCGAAAAGGGACTGGGGACACGCGAAGGATTACGTCCGAGCGATGTACCTTATGCTGCAGCAGCCAAAAGGTGATGACTTTGTGATAGCTACCGGAAAAACATATTCCATCAGGAATCTGCTCGATACGGCTTTTGGAAACCTGGAACTCGACTGGGAGAAATTTGTTAAGGTTGACGAAAGACATTTCCGGCCAACTGAGGTGGACGTTCTTATGGGTGACTCTTCAAAGGCAAAGAGA from Candidatus Aegiribacteria sp. carries:
- the gmd gene encoding GDP-mannose 4,6-dehydratase produces the protein MKKALITGITGQDGSYLAELLIDKGYEVHGIVRRSSSFNRERIEHLIQNPDVYRNVLFLHYGDMTDSSAINRILEKIVPDEIYNLAAQSHVRISFDMPEYTGDVNGIGVARILDAIREVGLVGECKFYQASTSEMFGSSPPPQSEETPFHPRSPYAAAKLYGHWMVVNYRQGYGLHASSGILFNHESPRRGRNFVTRKVATAAARIKMGLQDRLALGNLDAKRDWGHAKDYVRAMYLMLQQPKGDDFVIATGKTYSIRNLLDTAFGNLELDWEKFVKVDERHFRPTEVDVLMGDSSKAKRILGWEAEISFDEMVTELVENEMRLLKI